In Miscanthus floridulus cultivar M001 chromosome 19, ASM1932011v1, whole genome shotgun sequence, the DNA window ATGCTTTGTGGATAGGGTAGTCGGCAGCACGCAGGATTATTGCGTAGGCATCAGTCTGGGCGTTCCTTGCATCGGCGTGGGAGTTTGGGATCTTGTTTAGCTTGATGCGTGGTGAAGATACTTTGCTTTAATTTGGTGTGACCTGTAATTAAGTAAGCATCGTgactgtggtggtggtggtggcggcgcggcgagcaATGCCCGTGGCGGTGGCGCGGGCGTCGTCCGGCTTGTCGCACCGTCGTCGATCGTGTTGGTAGCAGCAGAGCAGCGGTACCGTCGCCGGCCGGCATGCCGTGTGCGACGTCGTGCTGCGAGTCTTGATACAGCTGGCGCCCCACATGCTCTCGTGCTTCCGGCTGCCGCGGccgttcggcggcggcggcggcggggacgcgGACCAGCAGCAGCCCGCGGCGGTGTCTCCCCGTCGGGGCCCGTCGCTGCCGTTCGCGGCGAGCCTGTTCGCGGCGTCCCCGTCGACGTCCGGGCGCGGTAAGAGCCCGTGGCCGCCGCCGGAGGCGGACGACATGGAGAAGAAGCGGTGGGACAGCATGGAGTCGTGGTCCATGCTGCTGGACACGGTGATGGGCCCCGGCGGCGAGGACAGCCGCAGCGGGCGGCGAGAGGAGTGGATGGCCGACCTGTCGCAGCTCTTCATCGGCAACAAGTTCGCGTCGGGCGCCAACAGCCGCATCTACCGCGGCATCTACAAGCAGCGCGCCGTGGCCGTGAAGATGGTGCGCATTCCGGAGCGCGACGAGGCCCGCCGCGCCGAGCTCGAGGAGCAGTTCAACTCCGAGGTCGCCTTCCTCTCCCGCCTCTACCACCCAAACATCGTGCAGTTCATCGCGGCGTGCAAGAAGCCGCCGGTTTACTGCATCATTACGGAGTACATGTCCCAGGGCACGCTGCGGATGTACCTGAACAAGAAGGACCCGTACTCGCTGTCGCCGGAGACGATCCTGAAGCTGGCGCTGGACATCTCGCGGGGCATGGAGTACCTGCACGCGCAGGGCGTGATCCACCGGGACCTCAAGTCCCAGAACCTGCTGCTCAACGACGAGATGCGCGTCAAGGTGGCCGACTTCGGCACCTCCTGCCTGGAGACCAAGTGCCAGGCCACCAAGGGCAACAAGGGCACCTACCGCTGGATGGCGCCGGAGATGACTAAGGAGAAGCCCTACACCCGCAAGGTggacgtgtacagcttcggcaTCGTGCTCTGGGAGCTCACCACCTGCCTGCTCCCGTTCCAGGGCATGACGCCCGTGCAGGCCGCGTACGCTGCCTCAGAGAAGGTTAGGTTGGGTTGCTTCCGTTTCAGTTGATGATCTGTGAAAGAACTGAATCTCTTTGTCTTTTGTGATTGGTTGATTGCTGATTCCTGACTGGGTGTGTTGATCGATCATCAGAACCTGCGCCCGCCGCTGTCAAACTCGTGCCCGCCGGTGCTCAACAACCTGATCAAGAAGTGCTGGTCGGCGAACCCGGCGCGGCGGCCGGAGTTCAGCTACATTGTGTCGGTGCTGGAGAAGTACGACCACTGCGTGAAGGAGGGGATGCCGGTGACGGCGCACCAGGAGCTCAGGCTCTGGCGCTCCTTCGCCAAGATCTTCAGGACGGGCTGCATTACCAACAACTTGTCCATACCGGTGCATGCGTGATCCATCTTCAAGATCTCCTGTAGCTGAATTGCTGCTGCTGTTTGTCTCTGTTCTGCTTAATCAATCATAAAACCACAAGAGCCTAGGAAATACTACTAAGTATATACTAGTATATCGATCTATCTGTCACAAACAAAAGGCATAAAAGACGTCCGGCCGGAACCAAATGTAACTCTGGATCAAATGTGTAAATTTTATCTCTCTGATCTGACGATCATTTAAGCATCAAAAGAATCGACGCATCCGAAACAGACAGAGCAACCATGCTACATACAGTACATCGAGTCGTTCTCGACAATGGGAGGAATGCTATGCTATACACGGCGATTAATTAGTAGCAACATTTCTAGGCATCACAGGAGCTCCTGGTAGCACAGGTCCAGCGTCTTCTTGGCGAAGAACTGGTTCACCTTCTGCGTGGGGTGGAACGAGTCCCAGAAGAAGTACTTGTCGGCGTCGCCGCATGTGTGGGGGCTCTTGTCGTTGCACAGGTAGGACATCTCCACCTTCCCCGTCGCGCAGCACCCCTCCTCCACGTTCTCCAGCCCTGCCATGCCAATCCATCAGGTCAGCTCGCATTATTGCATCGCATGCATTGGAGATCTATCTATCGATGTACACTGCTCACCCAGCGTGGAAGGGTTGGTGATGAGGTCGAGCATGTTCTTGTACACGTCAATGTAGGCGACCTTGAGCCGCGGGCGCGCCGCCATGACCCGGCGGAGCATGTCGAGCACCTTGGCGTTGTAGTCCCGCGCCACCTGGTTATACTCCTCAAAGCACCCGCCGCGGAGCGCGTTGAGCGTGCGCTCCAGCGGCAGGCAGCCGATGGGGCTGAGCCCCGCGAAGGTGACCCGGCGCGCGCCCAGCGTGTGGATCTCGCCCAGGAACCACTCCGCCTGCGCCACCAGGAAGTCCTCGAACGCCCCCACCGTGAACTCCGCGAACCGCCCCGTCACCAGCAGGAAGTAGTTCTCCAGGAAGTCGTTGGTGCCGATGCTCACCACGTACAGTGCGTCGGAGACGATGCGCCGCGCGCTGGCGCGCCCCACGTGCCGCCGGAGACGACGCTTGTACTCCTTGAAGTACTCCACCTCCTTCCACAGCGGGATCACTGACTTcacggtcgtcgtcgtcgtcgtcgttcaaCCGGCCGTACCCGGGGAAGGAAACCAAACAGGTTTTAATTTATCAGTCAGCAGCATCAACCATGATATATCGGTGCAGTGCAAGTAATTAAGATCAGAATTGAAATTAATTGCAGGAATGAATCGATTCTGGCTGGGATCCTGATCTGTGCAGTGTACATGGCGATCGTCCTCTGTGGTAGATGGCTAGATTCAGAGCTTGAATGCTCCCCACGACGCTCGCTCAGGGAAACAGGACGCGTACATTTTATCCATTCAATTCGCGCGTCAGTTCTTGTGGACTTTGTCAGCTGTTTGTGGCCGTGGAGGGATGTTTCTCCCGAAATTGCTGGGGACCAATAAACAAAATTTCTACTGGTGTACTACTATAGTTACTCTCATAATTCCACAGGAATAAACACCACAACAAATTCCCAAGTGCCCCACCAATAACTTCAGCTTTAGCAAACAATGTGCTAGGCTGCTGCTACCTGTAGCTGAATTTAGTAGAGCAGCGACGAACAGTTCCATAGCCTCTTGAGCACGTGATTAGATGTCAGAACAAACTAATGGAAGGGAGAGATGATTTCATTTCAGGGAAACAATACCATTTACCACCACAGTTTTTGGAAGTAATCATTTCCGTCCTAAAATAAGTACACTTCTATGATATTTTCAAGAGATCAATGTAACTATAAAATTACATATaagcaagaagaagaaagacaagatacTGGTGCTCAAGAACAACCGATTGCTTGAAGCTGCTAGACTGTATCAAGTATTCAAGTTGTTTGGTCGAGTTGTGTTGTTCGGGTTGTTGCATCAGTTGTACATGACAGAGTTTGGTAACTGACACATTATGGCACTCTTACCTTACGTAGTATGAGGAAGATTTGGCATAGGCTGAAAGCCAAGGACGATCTTCAACGATCACCTTCCATATAAGATCATGTTGTTGTAGAGTCGTTTATTATGCTAGTGCTCGTAAAAGGGATTTTCTTTTCCTCGCTGAAAACCGTGGGTTGTTTTTATTCGGTCGAGTTATTAGTTGTATTGTGTTTAGCCAAGTTGTTTTTAGAGCGAATAGTGGAGTTGGGAGAACTAGTTGGTCAATCATGGTACCAAAGTTACGAGGACGGTGGGTGTGCACCCCCATTAGTTATGTGGTTTTTTAGCCCAATTTTCAATAAATAAAACTAGACCAGCACTTAATTTATTTTTATTCTTCTAATAAAAATTGTGGCCCTAAACATTTTTTCATCCTTTTAAAAAATTACATACATACTCATATCTCTATtcaatttatttttctttttcaaaagacctcgtaTGTTGACATGGTTCCAAAAAAGATCTACGACTTTGTAACAATTTTTTTATCTGATATcctttagagtcccaaatatttattttaagttCTTTAACAttgaaattcatttttttaacattttttaactATCTCGGATGTTGACGTGGTCTACACAAAAGTTGTAGCCCTCGATATGTTCTACACCTTCTAGTTGGCAATCTTTTTGTCATGGCTGTTTAGAGGCCCAAATGTTCATCTTAAATTCTTACTTTTTGAAATTTATTTTCCTCTTAATATTTTCAAACGACCTATGATGTTAATATTGTccataaaaaagttgtagatctcaacatgatctataactttttagttgataatttttttatttgagattatTTAGAGGATCcattttttgttttatttctaTAATTACGAAATTCattgttttgaatttttttcaaaCAATATCATACGAAGACATGCTCTATACCAAGtttgtcgtactcaacaagataTAGAACTTTCTAGTTGAAATTGTTTCCATTTGAGACCATTTAGGAGTCCAAATATTCAACAAAGATGACATGGCTAAAAAAACGTCACATACGCACCACATCAGCCAAAACCATCCTCGAAACTACCTTGGACTATTTTAGCGGTAACGCTGGGCGTCCGGACGTCGGATGCTACGTGGCTTCACGTCATTCACATATTCACAAATATTTGATACTTCCACACTGCCTTTAAAAAAAATCTCCCACTCCGCAAGCTGCCAGCCGCAAGCCACACGCACGTTCTGCTCTCCTCCTCCATGGCCACACCCTAGCctccatccccccccccccccccgcctcctgctcctcctcaccGTGGCCCTTGCCATCGCCACGACCTTCGTCCTGCTCCGCTCGTCTCTCACCGTCGTGACCGCGGCGTCCGCTACCACGCGGCCGCTCTCCAAGCTCCCCTAAGCCCATGGTTTTGCTCATCTCCTCGGATGGCTTTCGCTGCGGGTACCAGTACAAGGTCCCTCTTCCACACATTCGTCGCCTCGCCGGCGTCCTCCTCATCACCTCCTCTTGCGGCTAGAGACGGCAAGGGCACCGTGGCTGTGCTGTACTTCGTGACCGCCTCGAGGCTTGCCACACATGGTGGTCGCCGTCCACTAGAGTGTCGCGCcagatatgttgcaagcgtatatttcaagtgtttcaggggtttcatatgcatgttgcaagtgtctcatgttgatgttgcaaaagtagatcgtgatgttgcatatgttgcaatgactatacacgtatgttgcatgcTTCAGTTCCAAATATTTGATCTctttttttagacgtatgttgcaaatgtatttatttggatattacatatgtttcacacatatgttgcaagtgttttatcttgatATTGCACATGCTTTTGCAATGgcttcaagtgttttcaggtgtttttataagtgtttcagacgcatgtttcaagtgtttcatctgccttcagacatatgttgcaaatgtttcatctggttGTTTCAAAGGTAGATTAGATGTTGCTGCTGGGGACCCATCTGCCACAGCAGACGTCCGGCTGGGGAAGTAAAGGGGGCGCAAGCGATCTCCGTGTGGGGTCAGGAGGCGCAGGCAATGTTTGGACGGGCGTGAGCCCCTATGTGGGCGCGTAAAACGGAGTGCAGGTGCGGGCATCCGAACACGCGCGTCCATCCTAACATCCGGGCGCTAGCACTGCCGCTATTTTAGGGGGTAATTTGTCCAGCTTTGAAAATGAAAAGGGTATGTTGTCTAATATTCGTGTTCTTTTTTAAATTCGACAACAATTTGAGGGCGGCATATCGGACTTTACTTTTTTTTAACAACGGCCACAACTTAATGCTTATTTCACTGATGGAGTACCCGTTGCCCGTCGCCCATGCGCTGGCTTCTTCATTTGTCCGGTtcggcttatcttataatccacactattcagcttatttttttttaagccggaaccgtgtttttctctcacaacaattcagccagaacagtgtttttcagccaattcagccaagtttcattAAGCCGAATGAGGCCATGGATCTTGTGTTCATTAACCCCGCCTTCTCTTTTTTCTAAATTTCCgttgttttatttttgttttgtaCCTTCCAAAAGTAGATACTTGAATTCAGGTCAGATCTTCAGGATCAGGAGGTGAGGGTACAAGGCTTGAACAGAACGCAACACAGCGAGGACGGCATGAACAGTGAAGATCGCAATGCTGCAGATTTAGATCGCTACACGTCTGCTAACCAACCGTGCTACACCGGAGTTCACGACGGGTCGCAGCCTGAAAGAAAGTGAAAAGCAATACCGGCAACCATTCGAATTCGACGCACTAAATGCGGAGGTTTTAATGCCTCTGCAGTTGGTTGCCAAGAGGAAGAAACCAAGAAGGCTGTTGCAGACCAAAAAAACAGCAGATGCATCACACATTAGCAAAGCCCCATGGTTAGTAGCAGTCTAGCAGAGGAGAGTGACAAGGACCATTAGTTAGCGATCCGTTCGGCTGGTAGCTTGTTCCAGCTTATTCTCCTCACAGAACACTCCAAAACCATCCGAAATTCACCGTGCTACATACCAGCCGAATGTGATCGTCCGTGCAGTCTAATCAAGGATTCAAGGTTTGAAATGCTCCGTTTCTTGAGAAGAGCAGAGACTGAAAAattcaaggattcaaggtatggcccCCACGGCCTTAAACACCGGCCGTAGCGTCCATCAACCATCCGTCAGGCCGATCGAGCGCCTTCAATTCACGGAGCTCCAGCTGCACTGCAAGACCACTGCAGACATCCTCTGCCATTTCGTCGCCGTCGTCCCGGAACAAGCTGACGAAAGGGAAGCACTGTAACTACTCGGCTGCCGTTTGCAGCCCTGCAGGGGCCATGGAATCTTCTCCCCTGCAACTCTTCCTGCCATCTTGGCCTTGCCACAAAGGTCATGTTTGCTTCTCTTaaaatccgtacttttcagcttgtttttttaatcaaaacagtgtttttctctcacgacaaatcagtcggaacagtgttgcGGCTTGTTTTTTCTGCGAAGCGAACAGAGAATTGCTACCTTGAGGTGTGCTGCCAAGCGCATGCACCAGGCACATCTCTGGTCTCCCCTTCAGTCGTGCAGAGCCAGCGGCAGATCAAAGGGGAGGCTGTCGGGGCTACCAGCGCCGGTCCTATGATCTTGAGGGCCCTTTGACGAACTCGTCATTGTAGAGCCCTGCCTGGTTGCCGCCGTCGTGCGCCGTTCTCGGTGGTGTGGCTCGTCGCCTCGTCCGACTCCACATGTGTGCATCGGGCACTCGGGCGTCAAACACGCGAGTCACGATCTACGATTAGAGTGTGGCACTGTGGCGCGGCTCCTCGCCTACTCTCCGTCGTGGCCCCATGGTGAAAACTGGCATTGGgaaagaaagccaaaagccaaggCTGTCGATCTTCTGGCCAGTTCTCTACCTCTCTTCTCAGTAGTTTGTTGATGTCTAATGGACTATAGGGCCAGGGGTTTGTATACCTAGGCTTAGGCCCCTCCTCCGCCTGGGCCTTTGGCCGTCGCACCCCATGCCCTCCCCCTAGGTCCGGCACTGGGGGCTACAGCCCCATAGTAAGCCTAATTTCTTCATCAGACCACGGTTACTTAGCCTCAAATCACAATTAATATCTAGTCATAACCCTAAATCTTTATTATTTAGCCCCTTTGTTCCcgtcgtgcatccgccactgtgcATAGCGGCGCCAGCATCTCTGGTCTCTCGGCCGAGATGGcaagattgtttttt includes these proteins:
- the LOC136526866 gene encoding serine/threonine/tyrosine-protein kinase HT1-like isoform X2 yields the protein MLSCFRLPRPFGGGGGGDADQQQPAAVSPRRGPSLPFAASLFAASPSTSGRGKSPWPPPEADDMEKKRWDSMESWSMLLDTVMGPGGEDSRSGRREEWMADLSQLFIGNKFASGANSRIYRGIYKQRAVAVKMVRIPERDEARRAELEEQFNSEGTLRMYLNKKDPYSLSPETILKLALDISRGMEYLHAQGVIHRDLKSQNLLLNDEMRVKVADFGTSCLETKCQATKGNKGTYRWMAPEMTKEKPYTRKVDVYSFGIVLWELTTCLLPFQGMTPVQAAYAASEKNLRPPLSNSCPPVLNNLIKKCWSANPARRPEFSYIVSVLEKYDHCVKEGMPVTAHQELRLWRSFAKIFRTGCITNNLSIPVHA
- the LOC136526866 gene encoding serine/threonine/tyrosine-protein kinase HT1-like isoform X1; the encoded protein is MLSCFRLPRPFGGGGGGDADQQQPAAVSPRRGPSLPFAASLFAASPSTSGRGKSPWPPPEADDMEKKRWDSMESWSMLLDTVMGPGGEDSRSGRREEWMADLSQLFIGNKFASGANSRIYRGIYKQRAVAVKMVRIPERDEARRAELEEQFNSEVAFLSRLYHPNIVQFIAACKKPPVYCIITEYMSQGTLRMYLNKKDPYSLSPETILKLALDISRGMEYLHAQGVIHRDLKSQNLLLNDEMRVKVADFGTSCLETKCQATKGNKGTYRWMAPEMTKEKPYTRKVDVYSFGIVLWELTTCLLPFQGMTPVQAAYAASEKNLRPPLSNSCPPVLNNLIKKCWSANPARRPEFSYIVSVLEKYDHCVKEGMPVTAHQELRLWRSFAKIFRTGCITNNLSIPVHA
- the LOC136526867 gene encoding GDSL esterase/lipase At4g26790-like; protein product: MASPRGNRRASVPLQHAAAALLLALSCCCCCARSDPSSPNHPKVPAVIVFGDSTVDTGNNNAIGTILKSDFPPYGRDMAGGANPTGRFCNGRLPPDFISEALGLPPLVPAYLDPAYGIQDFAHGVCFASAGTGLDNKTAGVLSVIPLWKEVEYFKEYKRRLRRHVGRASARRIVSDALYVVSIGTNDFLENYFLLVTGRFAEFTVGAFEDFLVAQAEWFLGEIHTLGARRVTFAGLSPIGCLPLERTLNALRGGCFEEYNQVARDYNAKVLDMLRRVMAARPRLKVAYIDVYKNMLDLITNPSTLGLENVEEGCCATGKVEMSYLCNDKSPHTCGDADKYFFWDSFHPTQKVNQFFAKKTLDLCYQELL